The Caulobacter sp. 73W region CGCACGTCGCCGCCCTGGCGCTCGATGCGCTCCCAGGTCTGGCGCGCGATGGGCGCGCGTGACCGCGTGGAGGCGTCGGTGAGCCGCATGATGGCGGCCAGCCCTTTGAGGCTCTCGTCGCTTTCAAAGCGCCCGGTCTCTTCGACCGCCGCGCTCCAACGCTCAAGATCGGGGCTGGACTGGTTGTAGCGATAATAGGTCATCACCCACCAAAGGCTGATGAACCGCTCGCGGCCGGAGCGCCGAAGCGCCGCCTCGCCGACCGTCTCGACATCGGCGACGCTCAAGGTCTCGGCGTCGTGAAGCACGTCCTGGCCCAGTGTCTGCAGGCGCTCGCCGATGGGGCCGGCAAAGGCGGGGGCGTGCCCAAAGGTGAGGGCGACAAGCAGGGCGCAAAGCGGCGCCCACACGCTGACGCGCGCGCCTTTTTGGCCGGACTTTTCTTGTCTGAACATCACGTCGTGACCACCCCGGGCGCATTTCTACGCGAGGAGGGTTGAGGATTTGTTCGGGATGGTTGGCCGGTTAGCCCTAGACCTTGGTCGGCCTACGTGCCGGCTTTTGCAAGCCCTAGCTTCACGCGCCGCACGTTAGGCAGCCAACCTCAAACAGTCGCAAAAAGGAAAACTTATGCGGAGACTCGCCGGCCGGTTGTGGGTTGCGCCCTCGATCACCAAACCGCGACAGCATTGCGAGTTTTGCCGCGCCCCGTTATTTTACAGACAAATTTTGGAATTCTGTCTGTATGGCCGACGCGATATCGCCTTCCCTTACGACACTTTTCGCTGAGCTACTCCAACAGGTCGAAACCGCCCCGGAAGCAGGGTCGGTCTATAGACGAATATCGGATAGCGGAGAGTACCTCTACGCGAAAGTCAAAGTGGGATCGGGCCGCATCGACCGCTTCGTTGGTAAAGCGGGCGATCCCGCAGCTGAATTGCAAGCAAACGCTTTAACTGCGGGAGCCCAACTCGCAAAGGAACGGCGAAAGCTAGTCGGTATGCTCAAGGGGCAAGGTAGACTGGCCGCGCCCGACCGCACCATGGGGCTGATACTAGATGTTCTCGCACAAGCGGGGCTCTTCAAGTCTGGCGCCGTTCTCGTTGGGACTGCGGCCTATCTCGTGAGCGAGCCGTTGGTCGGCCATCGATTGCCATCACCCACATTGATGACCGGCGATCTAGATCTCGCCACGGCGACCGTCGCCATCTGCTCGACGCCGCCGGAGCGGCTGGAGGATATCTTGCGCCGTGCGGACGACACTTTCGAAGGCATCCCTCAGGTCGATCCTAAGGCGCCGCCATCGCGCTACCGTAACTCGGCCGGCTATCTCGTCGATCTACTCACACCTACCCGAACGCGAGATGATACCAATCCGGTGCGCTTGCGCGGTCTGGATGCAGGAGCAGCGCCGTTGCAGTACCTTGCATGGTTGATTGCGGATGCAGTTCCGGCGGTGGCGCTCTCGGGCCCCGGCATACTCGTGCAGGTTCCTCAACCGGCACGCTTCGCCGTCCACAAGCTCATTCTGGCCCAACGAAGGGACGCCGCCAATCGCATCAAGCGTACGAAGGATCTTCAGCAGGCTAAGGCCATAATCCAAGCCCTCAGAGCGCAAGACCCGTACGGGCTCGAAGACGCGCTGGCCGATGCATTCGCGCAAGGTGAAACCGGTTGGGCGCAACCTATCAAGCGTTCGCTGCAAGAACTTGGTCTTTGACGACCTTCTCGAACCGGCCTGTCTCCTCAGCCGCGCGCTCCAGCGCCCCAGATCGGGGCTTGACTGGTTGTAGCGATAATCGATCATCCCCCACCAAAGGCTGATGAACCGCTCGCGGCCCAAGCGCCTCAGCGGTGATCGGAAATCCGGCCTGGCGTCGGCGCCACGAGCGTCGTGATCATCGGGACGCTTTCAAGGGTGCGCTGCACCGGGCACTTGGCCGCGACATTCAGCAGTCGCGTGCGCTGCTCATCGGTCAGATCGGGAGCCTGTATCGATATGGTCTTTTCGAACGCGTCGACCGGCGATGCGGCGCCTGCGAGCACCTTCTTGCCGTAGTCGACCGCCACCTCGATCCCCTCCACCGACCACCCCTGCTGCTGGGCGTACCATCGCATGGTCATCGCCGTGCATTCGGCCAGGGCCGCGGACAGCAGCTCGAAGGGCGAAGGGCCAAGTCCGCCGCCTCCGGCGTCCACGGCCTCGTCCCCGGTCAGCACGTGCCCGCCGACCGCTATACGCACCGCGTACGTGCTCTGGCCGGTCTCGGTTGCGACGGCTCTTGCTCTGAACGCAGCCATCAAGAGTCTGCCGAGGTCAGGCTGGTGTCGATTGCGACCCCGCCCTTGATGGCGAGCGTCACGGGCGTTCGCTCCGCGACGTCGGCGAGCTTTGCGCACTGCTCGTCATTCAACCCCTCGATGGTCAGGCGGCGTTCGATACGATCGACGCCCTGTGGTGACCGAAGATAGCGCAGAGCCACTTTCAGCGATGTGAGCGGCCATTGCTTGCGCTCGGCGTACATCTTCAGCGTCGCTGAAGTGCAGGCTCCAAGCGCGGCCGCGAGGATGCTGAAGGGCGCGGGCCCTGCATCCTGCCCTCCGAGGGATTTTGGCTCATCGGCGACGAGGACATGGGGTCCCATCTCTATGGTGACGGCGTACCGCACCTGCGCGATCCGCGCCGTCGCCTTTCCCAGGAGAAGCTCGTGCTGATCGTGGGTGGTGGCCGCCGCTCCCCGTTCCGCTTTCATCGGGTCACCGAAGGTGTCATCCGCGCTTCATCCGGCAGCGGCGTGAACTCCTGGTCATCGCCGACGGGAAGCTTCATGCGTCCAGCCTTCCAGTCTTCACCAGCCTGTCGTAGTCGATCCTGGGAAGATGACACGAAGTTCCAATAGAGGAACCGCTCACCGACAGGCTCGCCGCCCAACAGCATTACCGTGGAAGGCCTTGTCGCCCTCAGCGACGAAGCCCGGTGATCCAGGATCGCCATCTGACCGGAGGCCAGGCGCTGATCGCCGATCTCGACCTCCCCGCTGGCGACATAGACGGCCCGCTCGCTGTATCCGGCGGGGACTTCGGCGGCGGCGCCCGCCTCAAGATCAAGGTGCGCGTAAAAGAGGGGCGAGTGCGTCCTTGCCGCGGCGGTCAGGCCGTAAGCCGACCCCGCGATCAGGTGGCCGCTGACGCCGCTCGTCGACCAGGCTGGCAGTTCTGCGCCTTCGTAGTGAGCGAAGCTTGGATCGGTCTCCTCGTCGGCGGTCGGCAGGGCGACCCAAGCCTGGATGCCGTGCAGGTGATCGCCAAAAGCGCGCGCCTTCTCCAGGCGCTCGCTATGGGTGACGCCGCTGCCGGCGGTCATCCAGTTGACCTCTCGCGGGCGCACGACCTGGTCACAGCCCAGGCTGTCGCGGTGCATCATCTCGCCTGAGAAGAGGTAAGTGACGGTCGACAGCCCGATGTGCGGGTGGGCGCGCACATCCACATCACGGCTGACGCCGGCGCCGATCTCGACCGGACCGATATGGTCGAAGAAGATGAAGGGCCCGACCATCCGTCGCTTTGCGAACGGAAGGACGCGGCCGACCTCCAAGCCGCCGCCGAGGCTGCGCCGCCGCTGGTCGATCACCATTTCAATCATGCTTCTCCCCTCGAAAACGTAAGCCGCGGCGTGAGCGCCGCGGCTGGCGGTGGATGTGGAAGTGACGCGTCGTCGAAGCGGCGGCGAGCAGGGTTGGGCCGTCTCGCCGCCGCGCGGTCAGACGCCTGCGCCTTGGGCGCTCGGGGCCGGCGTGTTGAGGAGCTGCTGCTCCCAGAAGTAGGCGATGCCGCTGCCGCCGGCGTGATACTTGAGGATCTCCACCAGCTCGCCGGCGTGCTCGGTGCGGGCCCAGTCACGCTGCCATTCGGCCGCCAGCGCCAGCCAGGTCATCATGTTGACCCCAGCGGCGATCATGCGCTGGATGGCCACTGCGTGAGCCTCCACGGACGTGCCGCCGGACGCATCGGTGATTACGGTGACGTCCCAGCCCTCGCCCGCGGCCTGGATCGCCGGCATGGCGACGCAGATTTCGGTCCAGAGGCCGGCGATGATCAGCTGCTTGCGGCCTGTCGCCTTTACGGCGTCAACGACGATCTGGTCCTCCCAGGTGTTGATGAAGGTGCGGTCGATCACGGCCTGATCTGGAAAGACGTCGGTGATGTGCGGAAAGAGCAGACCGCCGCGTTCGGCGATGACGCTCGTCAGGATGGTGGGCACACCGAACGCCTTGGCGGCCTTGGCCAGGGCGGTGGTGTTGTTCACGACCGCCTGCGGATCATGACTGTTCAGATTGGCGAGCTGATAAGGCTGATGGTCGATCAGCACCAGAACGGAGTCTTCCGGTCGAAGGAGCGAGTTGAGGCCGTTGCGCAAGGTCATGATCAATCTCGACGTCAGGGGGACAAAGGTGTGGCGGGGGAGGGATAGCGCCCGTTCAGCGCCGCCTTCGCCGACATTGGCATTTCAGATTTCGATGCGGTATGGCCTCCAAAGGCTACGCTGTGTCGCGATTTGGGGAACACTTGCGATGGATATCGACGACCTGCGCACCTTCGTCGAAGTGGCTGACGCCGGGGGCGTCTCGGAGGCCGCGCGGCGGCTGGGCGTCGCAAAATCGATCGTCAGCCGCAGGCTCTTTCGGCTGGAAAGCGAACTGGGGTCTCAGCTTCTGGCACGCACCACCAGAGGCACGGTGCTTACCGAAGCTGGAGCCACCTTTCGCGATTACGCGGCCCGGATCAGCGCGGAGGCCGATGTCGCCATGGAGGCGATCTCGCCGAAGGGAGAACTTCGGGGGCGGCTGCGCATTTCGGCGCCCCTCACCTTTGGCCCCACCCATTTTGCGCCGGCGCTCGCGGAGATGGCTCGCCGACACCCGCAGCTGAGCATCCACACCTGTTACACGGACCGGAACGTCGATCTGGTTTCTGAAGGCTACGATTGCGCGATCCGGGTCGGCTACCTTCAGGACTCCAACCTGATCGCCAAGCGCATCGCCCCCATCCTCGGCAAGCTCGTGGCGAGCCCGGACTATATCGCGCGGCGCGGCGCGCCGCGCCGGCCTGAGGAGCTCGTCGACCATGAAGCCCTCATGCAGGGAACCGAAGCGTGGCACTTCATGGATGGCGACAGGATCGTCTCCGTTCACCCTCAAGGCCGCTTCAAGGCCGATAATGGCACCGCGCTCGTGGCCGCGGCGGTCGCCGGGATCGGACTTGCCTATGTGCCGGACGAGTTCACCAACGAACACGTGGCGTCAGGGGCGCTCGTTGCGGTCATGACGGACTATCCGCCGCCGCCTGCCGCCGCCTACGTGCTTCGGCCCGCGGGCCAGCATCCAGCCAGGAAGATCCGGGTTCTCACCGAACTGCTGATCGAATGCTGCAACCCGCCCAAGACGTGACTTGCGGCTAGATTCCGAGGATGCCGCGATAGGTGGGGTGAACCGCGTCGGCGTGCTCGGGGTGCTTTTGCAGATAGGACGAGAAGAAGGGGCAGACCGGCAGGATGACCAGCCCCCGTTGCTTGGCGTCGGCGATCACGTGCTTGGCCAGCCGACTGGCCAGCCCTTTGCCCTCGAGGCTTACTGGAACGATCGTCTCGGTGATCATCAGGCCGGACGCCGGAAGATTGTAGGTGACCACCGCGACATCGCCGTCAACGGCGAGTTCGTAACGGTGCATCTCGGTGTTGTCGCCGATTTCTGGATCCAGCATTGCGGCCCTTTCGAGGTTGTGCCCAACACCTAGCCCGCCCCCGGCTTCACGTCCCCCCTTAGGGTGTTCCGGATCGGGGGACGCGGTGATGCGCAAGGTGGCCCGCCGACCGCCTTGGCCCCTCGCCATCCACCCGGCCGCCGCGCGCACCGCAAGCGGCGGGTCTGAACCCTTCAGTTTGAGATCAGGTCCCCGGCGTGCGGAAACGCTCCGTGGCGGTAGCTGCGATAGTAGCCCGCCAGCTCATCGGCCGAGCCGGCGATGAACGGGCCGCGGGCGACCACGTCGATATTCTGTGGCTGCCCTGCATAGAGGAGGATCCGAGCGCCTGAGGGACCGCCCGTCAGCCGCAGCCGGCTTTCGCCTGCGGCGGCCACCGGATGGGACCAGGCGACGAACCCGGCGCGCACAGGCGATGCGTCGCCGCCAGCCAGAACTTCGCCCTCCAGCACGACGATGAAGGTGTTGTAGGCGGCGGGAAGAGCCTGTTCGAAGATGGCGCCAGGATCCAGTCGGGCGTCGACGAGGGTCACGGGCGCGGCATTCCTGGTCGTCGCCTCGATATCCCCCGAGCGGCCGCTGTAGACTCTCGCAACCACGCCCAACTCCCGCTGGACGGGCATCGCGTCGCGCTTGAGGATCTGCACCCGCGGAGCCATGTTGCGTTCGCTCTCGGGCAGGATCAGCCAGAGCTGAAAGAGGCGCATGCCCGTCGAGACGATAGCGCCCTCGTTGTGCACTATGCCGCTGCCCGCCGTCATCCACTCCACGTCCCCCGCCTCCAGGATCCCGGTGCTGTCTTCCATGGAGCCGGCGAGCATGAAGGTGACGGTCTCGAGGCCTGCGTGGGGATGGGCTTCGCCGAACGGGCCGCCCGTGGTGATATTGTCGTCAGCCATGAGGAAGAAGGGGTCGGTCGACGGCAGGTCGCCAGGTTCGACGACCAGGGCGGCCTTGTGCCGATCTCCGCCAAAGCCTGGCCCCAGGGGCGGAATGGCGTAGATTTCGTCCATCTGGCGCATGTGCATCTCGGTGGTCCTCAGGGGCTATCGCTGCTGCGAAGCACAGGCGTTCAAGGCTGCGGTAACGGGGCATATGGCCGTCGGCGGGCGAGCCGATGCTAGACGCCGTCGCCGATACGCGAAGTTCCTGGATCAGGAACACTCAAGGCTCGGGCCAGCGATAGACCCCTATCGCATCGCGTCGGCTGGGCCTGCCCCGCTCCAGGCAGGCCCATCGGCGCCGCCGCTTTTAGACCAGGGCTCCGCCGTCGACATTGAGCACCGCGCCGGTGATCGCGCTGGCGGCGGGACTGGCCAAGAAGACCACGGCGTTGGCGACTTCGTGCGGTTGGCCAAATCGACCTAAGGACGTCAGGCTTCGCTGGAAGTCTGCGCCCTCCCCGTCCGCGGGGTTGGCGTCGGTGTCGGTCGAGCCGGGCTGCACCAGATTGACGGTGACGCCCTGGGGACCAAGTTCGCGTGAGAGACCGCGGGTGAGCGCGGTCAGAGCCGCCTTCGACATCGCATAGGCCGTCACGCCGGGGAACGGGACCTTCTCGCCCAGGCCCGATCCGATGGAGATGATGCGCCCGCCCTCCGACAGATGGGGAATGACGGCCTTCGCGAAGAGAACGGGCGCCCGGACGTTGACGTCCATCATGGTCTGGTAAACGTCGGGATCGATATCGGCGATCATGCCGCTCAAGCCGACCGCGGCGCTATTGATCAGGATATCGAGCCCGCCGAGTGCGGCGACGGCTTCGCTTACCGACCGGCTGATAGCCTCTGGGTCAGCGCTATCGGCTTGAATGGCGAGGGCGCGGCGGCCCACCTGCTCGATGGACTTGACCACCACACCCGCCTTCTCGGCCGAGTTTTGATAGGTGAATGCGACATCAGCGCCGCTCCTTGCGAGTCCCAGCGCAATCGCGGCTCCGATGCCTCGCGACCCGCCCGTGACCAAGGCTCGCTTCCCGCTCAAATCAATCATGTCATCACCCTCGAAAATCCTGCCGATCCAGGCGCCTTGCCGACGCGCCATAGGCGGCGTGGCCGCAGCGACGCGATCCGGCATATCTTGGTGTCGAGGGCTGGTGCGATCAGTGCCGGGAAACGGCGAACGGTGTCGCCAAGAGCGGAACGCCCATTGGACATCTGCGTCGGGCTGCATGCGCCTCTGCGTCCGAGATGCGCCATGAGAGACAGGGCATCGGTGCGGAATGCAGACCTTCGCACACTATCTACCGCCGCCTGACACCAGACGGCGTTCGCTGCCACGTTGCGCCACTCGGCAGGGGGGACGTGCACCCAACGTCGCGGCCAGCTCAAATCAACTTCGGCCTGACCGACTTTCACATCGAAGCTGAATTTCACATCGTCAGTGTCAAAGTGCTGATCGATGTTGAAGATCTACCATAGCCGCTCCGAGAAGGCGTTGGTTCAGAAGGCGGAAACCTATCTGCATGAGGCGATAGCCCGACGACCTTGAGCATCTGCTAGCTACCGTCCGACACCTTCGCCCCACTTACCCACCGTGGAACCCTAGCGCCGTTTGACTATGGCAATGCCTACCTTCCGGCCGTCAGACCGGCGCAGAAGATGGCGACCAAGGTTTCAACGCCCTGTTCGGCTTCCTCTCTTGTCGAGGCCTGTTCAAGCACTCCGTTGACGGACTGGATAAGCAAACGTGCGAGCCGCGCCTCGTCCTGGGTTTCGAGGCTCGCCTCAGCGAGCACGCCAGCGACGAGCGCTTCGAACCGATCGTTCGCTGCGAGGACGGAGCCGCCGCAGATTTTGTTTTTCTC contains the following coding sequences:
- a CDS encoding GSU2403 family nucleotidyltransferase fold protein, giving the protein MADAISPSLTTLFAELLQQVETAPEAGSVYRRISDSGEYLYAKVKVGSGRIDRFVGKAGDPAAELQANALTAGAQLAKERRKLVGMLKGQGRLAAPDRTMGLILDVLAQAGLFKSGAVLVGTAAYLVSEPLVGHRLPSPTLMTGDLDLATATVAICSTPPERLEDILRRADDTFEGIPQVDPKAPPSRYRNSAGYLVDLLTPTRTRDDTNPVRLRGLDAGAAPLQYLAWLIADAVPAVALSGPGILVQVPQPARFAVHKLILAQRRDAANRIKRTKDLQQAKAIIQALRAQDPYGLEDALADAFAQGETGWAQPIKRSLQELGL
- a CDS encoding OsmC family protein, whose translation is MAAFRARAVATETGQSTYAVRIAVGGHVLTGDEAVDAGGGGLGPSPFELLSAALAECTAMTMRWYAQQQGWSVEGIEVAVDYGKKVLAGAASPVDAFEKTISIQAPDLTDEQRTRLLNVAAKCPVQRTLESVPMITTLVAPTPGRISDHR
- a CDS encoding OsmC family protein, whose translation is MKAERGAAATTHDQHELLLGKATARIAQVRYAVTIEMGPHVLVADEPKSLGGQDAGPAPFSILAAALGACTSATLKMYAERKQWPLTSLKVALRYLRSPQGVDRIERRLTIEGLNDEQCAKLADVAERTPVTLAIKGGVAIDTSLTSADS
- a CDS encoding pirin family protein codes for the protein MIEMVIDQRRRSLGGGLEVGRVLPFAKRRMVGPFIFFDHIGPVEIGAGVSRDVDVRAHPHIGLSTVTYLFSGEMMHRDSLGCDQVVRPREVNWMTAGSGVTHSERLEKARAFGDHLHGIQAWVALPTADEETDPSFAHYEGAELPAWSTSGVSGHLIAGSAYGLTAAARTHSPLFYAHLDLEAGAAAEVPAGYSERAVYVASGEVEIGDQRLASGQMAILDHRASSLRATRPSTVMLLGGEPVGERFLYWNFVSSSQDRLRQAGEDWKAGRMKLPVGDDQEFTPLPDEARMTPSVTR
- a CDS encoding hydrolase, yielding MTLRNGLNSLLRPEDSVLVLIDHQPYQLANLNSHDPQAVVNNTTALAKAAKAFGVPTILTSVIAERGGLLFPHITDVFPDQAVIDRTFINTWEDQIVVDAVKATGRKQLIIAGLWTEICVAMPAIQAAGEGWDVTVITDASGGTSVEAHAVAIQRMIAAGVNMMTWLALAAEWQRDWARTEHAGELVEILKYHAGGSGIAYFWEQQLLNTPAPSAQGAGV
- a CDS encoding LysR family transcriptional regulator, coding for MDIDDLRTFVEVADAGGVSEAARRLGVAKSIVSRRLFRLESELGSQLLARTTRGTVLTEAGATFRDYAARISAEADVAMEAISPKGELRGRLRISAPLTFGPTHFAPALAEMARRHPQLSIHTCYTDRNVDLVSEGYDCAIRVGYLQDSNLIAKRIAPILGKLVASPDYIARRGAPRRPEELVDHEALMQGTEAWHFMDGDRIVSVHPQGRFKADNGTALVAAAVAGIGLAYVPDEFTNEHVASGALVAVMTDYPPPPAAAYVLRPAGQHPARKIRVLTELLIECCNPPKT
- a CDS encoding GNAT family N-acetyltransferase, translating into MLDPEIGDNTEMHRYELAVDGDVAVVTYNLPASGLMITETIVPVSLEGKGLASRLAKHVIADAKQRGLVILPVCPFFSSYLQKHPEHADAVHPTYRGILGI
- a CDS encoding pirin family protein, giving the protein MRQMDEIYAIPPLGPGFGGDRHKAALVVEPGDLPSTDPFFLMADDNITTGGPFGEAHPHAGLETVTFMLAGSMEDSTGILEAGDVEWMTAGSGIVHNEGAIVSTGMRLFQLWLILPESERNMAPRVQILKRDAMPVQRELGVVARVYSGRSGDIEATTRNAAPVTLVDARLDPGAIFEQALPAAYNTFIVVLEGEVLAGGDASPVRAGFVAWSHPVAAAGESRLRLTGGPSGARILLYAGQPQNIDVVARGPFIAGSADELAGYYRSYRHGAFPHAGDLISN
- a CDS encoding SDR family NAD(P)-dependent oxidoreductase, whose product is MPDRVAAATPPMARRQGAWIGRIFEGDDMIDLSGKRALVTGGSRGIGAAIALGLARSGADVAFTYQNSAEKAGVVVKSIEQVGRRALAIQADSADPEAISRSVSEAVAALGGLDILINSAAVGLSGMIADIDPDVYQTMMDVNVRAPVLFAKAVIPHLSEGGRIISIGSGLGEKVPFPGVTAYAMSKAALTALTRGLSRELGPQGVTVNLVQPGSTDTDANPADGEGADFQRSLTSLGRFGQPHEVANAVVFLASPAASAITGAVLNVDGGALV